One part of the Herbiconiux aconitum genome encodes these proteins:
- a CDS encoding EboA domain-containing protein yields the protein MTAEEWMARAREAVREKPTAALRWLAQAGIGVGRDLVDEASDPHGQILGTTADAARAELIAVLAEAQTPQEFAVSVETLYAQGDNDVKRGVLRGLNLLTERGALPDETVTAGVALVHDALRANDPRLVASGMGAFAGAHLDQDTWRQGVIKLVFMDVPFSAVARLDERRDAELGRMARDLVRERSSAGRVITTDLGTLAEPIAKG from the coding sequence ATGACAGCAGAGGAGTGGATGGCCCGAGCGCGCGAGGCCGTGCGCGAGAAGCCGACGGCAGCCCTCCGCTGGCTTGCTCAGGCCGGCATCGGAGTCGGTCGCGACCTCGTGGACGAGGCATCCGACCCCCACGGCCAGATCCTCGGCACGACGGCGGATGCCGCGCGCGCAGAGCTCATCGCCGTGCTGGCCGAGGCGCAGACCCCGCAGGAATTCGCGGTCTCCGTCGAGACGCTCTACGCCCAGGGAGACAACGATGTGAAGCGCGGTGTACTGCGCGGCCTGAACCTGCTCACCGAGCGGGGTGCACTCCCCGACGAGACCGTGACCGCGGGAGTCGCGTTGGTTCACGACGCCTTGCGCGCGAACGATCCGCGGCTCGTGGCATCCGGAATGGGCGCCTTCGCCGGCGCGCACCTCGACCAGGACACCTGGCGCCAGGGCGTCATCAAGCTCGTCTTCATGGACGTGCCGTTCTCGGCAGTAGCCCGGCTCGACGAGCGCCGCGACGCGGAACTCGGACGCATGGCCCGCGACCTCGTGCGCGAGCGCAGCTCCGCCGGTCGCGTCATCACCACAGACCTCGGCACTCTCGCCGAGCCGATCGCGAAGGGATAG
- a CDS encoding TatD family hydrolase: MRIFDPHVHMSARTTDDYEAMYAAGVRAVVEPAFWLGQPRTGVTSFVDYFDLITGWERFRASQFGIRHHATIGLNPKEANDPRCREVMAELPRFLVRESVVAIGETGYDSMTAAEQDVFEEHMSLALEYELPVLVHTPHRDKLSGTQRTLDVVAASGVAPELVVVDHLNELTVDIVADSGCWMGFSIYPDTKMDEQRMVAILQRIGTDRILINSAADWGRSDVLKTLKTGELMLESGFTEADVDRVLWQNPIDFYSQSGRVDVTPLPGFEAFIAPPLFEGNSVQRGAPATTPDAVRA, from the coding sequence ATGCGCATCTTCGACCCCCACGTCCACATGTCCGCCCGGACGACGGATGACTACGAGGCCATGTACGCGGCTGGCGTTCGCGCCGTCGTCGAGCCGGCGTTCTGGCTCGGACAGCCGCGTACGGGCGTGACGTCGTTCGTCGACTACTTCGACCTCATCACCGGGTGGGAGCGTTTCCGCGCGTCGCAGTTCGGCATCCGTCACCACGCGACGATCGGGCTGAACCCCAAGGAGGCCAACGATCCGCGCTGCCGTGAGGTGATGGCCGAGCTGCCCCGGTTCCTCGTGCGCGAATCGGTTGTCGCGATCGGCGAGACCGGCTACGACTCGATGACCGCCGCGGAGCAGGACGTGTTCGAGGAGCACATGTCGCTCGCGCTCGAGTACGAACTGCCCGTGCTCGTGCACACGCCACACCGCGACAAGCTCTCCGGCACGCAGCGCACTCTCGACGTCGTCGCGGCCTCCGGAGTTGCTCCCGAGCTCGTCGTGGTCGACCACCTCAACGAGCTGACCGTCGACATCGTTGCCGACAGCGGATGCTGGATGGGCTTTTCGATCTACCCGGACACCAAGATGGACGAACAGCGCATGGTCGCGATCCTCCAGCGCATCGGCACTGACCGCATCCTCATCAACTCGGCGGCGGACTGGGGCCGTTCCGACGTGCTCAAGACGCTCAAGACCGGCGAACTCATGCTCGAGTCCGGGTTCACCGAGGCCGACGTCGACCGCGTGCTGTGGCAGAACCCGATCGACTTCTACAGCCAGAGCGGACGCGTGGATGTCACGCCCCTCCCCGGGTTCGAGGCCTTCATCGCCCCACCGCTGTTCGAGGGCAACTCGGTGCAGCGCGGCGCTCCCGCGACGACGCCGGATGCGGTCCGGGCATGA
- the eboE gene encoding metabolite traffic protein EboE codes for MHLSYCTNVHPAEDLDGVIAQLREFAGPARRQAGFDTLGVGLWLPAQLAHELATDESARDRLRAVLDEQGLEVRTLNAFPYAAFHAEVVKLDVYLPDWTDPRRLEYTIDAARALAAMLPARADGSISTLPLGWRTGWGPEQDAAATEAFAVLVAALRQIHDTTGHTIRIAIEPEPGCILDNVADIVDWLSARTDVIDPEFVGVCLDTCHLAVSFADPVAAVAAIHDAGLTVVKIQASAALEVLTPADPASREAIAAFAEPRYVHQVRENQGDRILRVDDLDEALATLPADGPWRVHFHVPLQMVPDAPLSATTDVLLSAVDAVVSSRPEHDVHVDVETYTWSVLPEPPADLAAGIASELLWAQRELMGTRTE; via the coding sequence ATGCACCTGTCGTACTGCACCAACGTGCATCCCGCCGAGGACCTCGACGGCGTGATCGCCCAGCTCAGGGAGTTCGCAGGCCCGGCGAGGCGACAGGCGGGGTTCGACACCCTCGGCGTCGGCCTGTGGCTGCCGGCGCAACTCGCGCACGAGTTGGCCACCGATGAGTCCGCACGCGATCGACTGCGCGCCGTGCTCGACGAGCAGGGTCTCGAGGTGCGCACGCTCAACGCCTTCCCCTACGCGGCCTTCCACGCCGAGGTCGTCAAGCTCGACGTCTACCTGCCGGACTGGACCGACCCGCGGCGGCTCGAGTACACGATCGATGCCGCGCGTGCGCTTGCTGCCATGCTGCCCGCGCGGGCAGACGGCAGTATCTCGACCCTGCCCCTCGGCTGGCGTACCGGTTGGGGGCCCGAGCAGGATGCCGCAGCCACCGAGGCGTTCGCGGTGCTCGTTGCCGCCCTCCGACAGATCCACGACACGACCGGTCACACGATCCGCATCGCTATCGAGCCGGAGCCCGGGTGCATCCTCGACAACGTCGCGGACATCGTCGACTGGCTCTCCGCGCGCACGGATGTCATCGACCCCGAGTTCGTGGGAGTGTGCCTCGACACCTGCCACCTGGCTGTTTCCTTTGCCGATCCCGTCGCCGCTGTTGCTGCCATTCACGACGCCGGGCTCACGGTCGTGAAGATCCAAGCCTCGGCCGCTCTCGAGGTTCTGACGCCGGCCGACCCCGCGTCGCGCGAGGCGATCGCCGCCTTCGCCGAGCCGCGCTACGTGCACCAGGTTCGCGAGAACCAGGGCGACCGGATACTGCGCGTCGATGACCTCGACGAGGCTCTCGCGACGCTCCCGGCCGATGGCCCGTGGCGCGTGCACTTCCACGTGCCTCTGCAGATGGTTCCGGATGCCCCGCTCTCGGCAACCACGGATGTGCTGCTCTCAGCAGTCGACGCCGTCGTCAGCTCCCGCCCGGAACACGATGTGCACGTCGACGTCGAAACCTACACCTGGTCGGTGCTGCCCGAGCCGCCGGCGGACCTCGCAGCGGGCATCGCGAGCGAGCTCCTCTGGGCACAGCGCGAACTGATGGGAACCCGAACAGAATGA
- a CDS encoding alkaline phosphatase family protein: MTTRPILLLDIVGLTAPILKNMPRLAALASKGAQASLGTVLPAVTCSVQSSILTGTMPSEHGIVGNGWYFKGLGDIYLWRQHNKLVHGEKIWETARRTQPGYLAANVGWWYAMGATTDVTITPRPIYHADGRKSADDYVRPPALHDDLEKRLGVFPLFQYWGPTATITSSQWMIDATRYILEGGGTGGAVPELTMTYLPHLDYDLQRFDPEGPEAAKAAAELDAALTPLLDQAEAQGVTVVALAEYGLSAATKPVDINRALRRAGLLEVYVQQGLEQLDPWTSRAFAVADHQIAHVYVDDPEDIPAVRAILEALDGVDEVLDREGQARYGLDHERAGDLVAVAEPGAWFTYYFWLDDAKAPEYARGVDIHRKPGYDPSELFFNPSDPLVKVKAAANLAKKAVGLRYAMNAISLDPSIVKGTHGRLPSGPADTPIILSSDPTFLVGEGDTVPATSVKGLILKAQGLR, from the coding sequence ATGACCACTCGCCCGATCCTTCTTCTCGACATCGTCGGACTCACCGCCCCGATCCTGAAGAACATGCCGCGCCTCGCGGCCCTCGCGAGCAAGGGTGCACAGGCGAGCCTCGGCACGGTGCTGCCCGCGGTGACGTGTTCTGTGCAGTCGAGCATCCTGACCGGCACGATGCCCTCCGAGCACGGCATCGTCGGCAACGGCTGGTACTTCAAGGGGCTCGGCGACATCTACCTGTGGCGCCAGCACAACAAGCTCGTGCACGGCGAGAAGATCTGGGAGACCGCTCGGCGCACGCAGCCGGGTTACCTCGCGGCCAATGTCGGCTGGTGGTACGCGATGGGTGCGACGACGGATGTCACGATCACCCCTCGCCCCATCTACCACGCGGACGGCCGCAAGTCCGCTGACGACTACGTAAGACCGCCCGCCCTGCACGACGACCTCGAGAAGCGGCTCGGCGTGTTCCCGTTGTTCCAGTACTGGGGGCCGACTGCCACGATCACGTCGTCACAGTGGATGATCGACGCGACCCGGTACATCCTCGAGGGTGGCGGCACCGGCGGGGCGGTGCCCGAGCTCACGATGACCTACCTCCCTCACCTCGACTACGACCTGCAGCGCTTCGATCCTGAAGGCCCGGAAGCCGCGAAGGCGGCAGCAGAGTTGGACGCCGCGCTCACGCCGCTCCTCGACCAGGCCGAGGCCCAGGGCGTGACCGTCGTCGCCCTCGCGGAGTACGGTCTTTCGGCGGCCACCAAGCCCGTCGACATCAACCGCGCTCTGCGCCGCGCGGGCCTCCTGGAGGTCTACGTGCAGCAGGGCCTCGAGCAGCTGGACCCGTGGACGTCCCGCGCCTTCGCCGTTGCCGACCACCAGATCGCTCACGTCTACGTGGACGACCCCGAGGACATCCCCGCCGTCCGCGCAATCCTCGAGGCGCTCGACGGAGTGGACGAGGTGCTCGACCGCGAGGGACAGGCTCGCTACGGTCTCGACCACGAGCGTGCCGGCGACCTGGTCGCCGTCGCCGAGCCCGGTGCCTGGTTCACCTACTACTTCTGGCTGGACGACGCGAAGGCGCCGGAGTATGCGCGGGGTGTCGATATCCACCGCAAGCCCGGCTACGACCCGTCCGAGCTCTTCTTCAACCCGTCTGACCCGCTCGTGAAGGTGAAGGCTGCGGCCAACCTCGCGAAGAAGGCCGTCGGCCTGCGCTACGCGATGAACGCGATCTCCCTCGACCCGTCGATCGTCAAGGGCACCCACGGGCGCCTCCCGAGCGGCCCGGCGGACACCCCGATCATCCTGTCGTCAGACCCGACGTTTCTAGTGGGCGAGGGCGACACGGTCCCGGCAACGTCGGTGAAGGGTCTGATCCTGAAGGCGCAGGGCCTGAGGTAA
- a CDS encoding MFS transporter, translating to MPQNPSDNAAPVGAPTVSSRRWWTLVTVALAQLMVVLDATVVNIALPAAQADLGFSDGDRQWIITAYSLAFASLLLLGGRLSDLIGRKRTFIIGLIGFAVASALGGAADSFGTLVAARALQGAFGALLAPTALAVLTTTFTIPKERARAFGVFGAIAGAGGAVGLLLGGFLTEAFDWRWNLYINVVIAVVAVIGAAILVTSLTRTGPRPKLDIPGTLFVSGALFSLVYGFSNAETDGWDSPLTWGFLAASGVLLIAFVLWQRRAAHPLLPLSIVLDRNRGAAYSSVLIAGAGMFGIFLFVTYYLQASLGYSPIQTGLSFLPMIGMLVLAAQLSTNIFVPRFGPKIMVPFGMLVAMSGMIYLTHLNLDSVYAADILPPLMILGFGMGSIMPAAMQTATLGVDRQFAGVASAMVNTSQQVGGSIGTALLNTLAATAAADFIASNGPATAQVAADAAIASYSTAYWWGAGFFAFGAVLAALLFRRKGQGLSLSHSPAAAATDAAPEPVIAH from the coding sequence ATGCCTCAGAATCCTTCCGACAACGCCGCTCCCGTCGGCGCTCCCACGGTCTCCAGCCGCCGCTGGTGGACCCTGGTCACCGTCGCCCTCGCGCAGCTCATGGTGGTGCTCGACGCCACCGTCGTGAACATCGCCCTCCCCGCCGCTCAAGCCGACCTCGGGTTCTCCGACGGCGACCGTCAGTGGATCATCACCGCCTACTCCCTCGCCTTCGCCAGCCTGCTGCTGCTCGGCGGGCGCCTCTCCGACCTGATCGGCCGCAAGCGCACCTTCATCATCGGACTGATCGGGTTCGCCGTCGCCTCCGCCCTCGGTGGCGCCGCCGACAGCTTCGGCACGCTGGTCGCCGCGCGCGCCCTGCAGGGGGCTTTCGGCGCCCTGCTCGCGCCGACCGCCTTGGCCGTGCTGACCACCACCTTCACCATCCCGAAGGAGCGCGCCCGCGCCTTCGGCGTCTTCGGCGCCATCGCAGGCGCGGGTGGAGCGGTGGGCCTCCTGCTCGGCGGTTTCCTCACCGAGGCGTTCGACTGGCGCTGGAACCTGTACATCAACGTCGTCATCGCCGTGGTCGCGGTCATCGGTGCGGCCATCCTCGTCACGAGCCTCACGCGCACCGGGCCGCGGCCGAAGCTCGACATCCCGGGCACCCTGTTCGTCTCCGGCGCCCTGTTCTCGCTGGTCTACGGTTTCTCGAACGCCGAGACCGACGGTTGGGATTCGCCGCTGACCTGGGGGTTCCTTGCCGCGAGCGGCGTGTTGCTGATCGCCTTCGTGCTCTGGCAGCGCCGCGCGGCGCATCCGTTGCTCCCGCTCTCCATCGTGCTCGACCGCAACCGCGGCGCGGCCTACAGCTCCGTGTTGATCGCGGGCGCGGGAATGTTCGGCATCTTCCTGTTCGTGACCTACTACCTGCAGGCGTCACTCGGGTACTCCCCCATCCAGACGGGTCTGTCGTTCCTGCCGATGATCGGCATGCTCGTGCTCGCGGCGCAGCTCTCGACCAACATCTTCGTGCCCCGCTTCGGGCCGAAGATCATGGTGCCCTTCGGCATGCTGGTGGCGATGTCGGGCATGATCTACCTCACCCACCTCAACCTCGACAGCGTCTACGCGGCCGACATCCTGCCGCCCCTGATGATCCTCGGGTTCGGCATGGGGTCGATCATGCCGGCTGCGATGCAGACCGCGACGCTCGGCGTCGACCGGCAATTCGCCGGCGTCGCCTCGGCGATGGTCAACACCAGCCAGCAGGTGGGCGGGTCGATCGGCACGGCCCTGCTCAACACGCTCGCGGCCACCGCCGCAGCCGACTTCATCGCCTCGAACGGGCCGGCCACCGCCCAGGTGGCGGCCGACGCCGCCATCGCCAGCTACTCCACCGCGTATTGGTGGGGCGCCGGCTTCTTCGCGTTCGGCGCGGTGCTGGCTGCCCTCTTGTTCCGCCGCAAGGGGCAGGGGCTCTCGCTCTCGCACTCCCCCGCCGCGGCCGCGACGGATGCCGCCCCCGAGCCGGTGATCGCCCACTAG
- a CDS encoding TetR/AcrR family transcriptional regulator produces the protein MTQNDFDDASEATASAAPSPEVPEQVKLGRKRDHTRDPEILEAALDVLAEEGYDGMTIDMVAARAKAGKATLYRRWASKGELVVDAVACMKKNDLQPDRLPDTGTLRGDLVGMIKQRSIADAERKLQIMGGLMSVLSRSPEMSEVIHAAIIEPRVEANRVLLRRALDRGEIAPDCDIDTLALVSPSMASYRTLVLKKPVDREFLISVIDGVILPAAGIRSPSSATA, from the coding sequence ATGACGCAGAACGATTTCGACGACGCATCCGAGGCCACCGCATCCGCTGCCCCCTCGCCGGAGGTGCCCGAGCAGGTCAAGCTCGGCCGCAAGCGCGACCACACGCGCGATCCCGAGATCCTGGAGGCCGCACTCGACGTGCTGGCCGAAGAGGGGTACGACGGGATGACCATCGACATGGTGGCCGCCCGTGCCAAGGCCGGAAAGGCGACGCTCTACCGTCGCTGGGCCTCGAAGGGCGAGCTCGTGGTCGACGCCGTGGCCTGCATGAAGAAGAACGACCTGCAGCCCGATCGGCTGCCCGACACGGGCACTCTCCGCGGCGACCTCGTCGGCATGATCAAGCAGCGGTCGATCGCCGATGCTGAGCGCAAACTCCAGATCATGGGCGGTCTGATGTCGGTGCTCTCGCGCTCACCCGAGATGTCGGAGGTGATCCACGCCGCCATCATCGAACCCCGCGTCGAGGCGAACCGGGTCCTCCTGCGCCGGGCGCTCGACCGTGGTGAGATCGCACCGGACTGCGACATCGACACACTGGCTCTGGTGTCGCCCTCGATGGCGTCGTATCGCACACTGGTGCTGAAGAAGCCGGTCGACCGCGAATTCCTGATCTCGGTGATCGACGGTGTCATCCTGCCGGCGGCGGGCATCCGATCGCCGTCGTCTGCTACCGCCTGA
- a CDS encoding SDR family NAD(P)-dependent oxidoreductase — translation MAGRTVVITGASDGIGAAAARELSRQGEEVVVIGRSADKTAAVAAELGAASFTADFARLDDVRELAGQLLARYPRIDVLANNAGGLMGPREGTVDGHEKTFQVNHLAPFLLTMLLADRLAESRATVIATSSVAHRLYSDFDIDDLESRRRYRPELAYGNAKLENILFTRELHKRFHDRGISSAAFHPGVVATSFSAGSQSGLRVMYGSVLNRVILSPAKGADTLVWLATTTPDLDWPSGGYFAKRKPARLKKGVDDPALAAALWDRSSAMVRR, via the coding sequence ATGGCGGGCAGGACGGTCGTGATCACCGGGGCGAGCGACGGGATCGGAGCCGCCGCGGCGCGCGAACTCTCCCGCCAGGGCGAGGAGGTCGTCGTTATCGGACGCTCGGCCGACAAGACGGCCGCGGTGGCCGCCGAGCTCGGCGCGGCCTCGTTCACCGCCGACTTCGCCCGCCTCGACGACGTGCGCGAGCTGGCCGGGCAGTTGCTCGCCCGCTACCCGCGCATCGACGTGCTCGCCAACAACGCCGGTGGCCTGATGGGGCCGCGGGAAGGAACCGTCGACGGCCACGAGAAGACCTTCCAGGTGAACCACCTGGCGCCGTTCCTGCTCACCATGCTGCTGGCCGACCGGCTGGCCGAGAGCCGGGCCACGGTCATCGCCACCTCCAGCGTCGCGCACCGCCTCTACAGCGACTTCGACATCGACGACCTCGAATCCCGGCGCCGTTACCGACCCGAACTCGCGTACGGCAACGCCAAGCTCGAGAACATCCTGTTCACCCGGGAACTGCACAAGCGCTTCCACGATCGGGGCATCTCTTCGGCCGCATTCCACCCCGGGGTGGTGGCCACCAGCTTCTCAGCCGGATCGCAGAGCGGATTGCGAGTGATGTACGGCTCGGTGCTCAACCGCGTCATCCTCTCGCCCGCCAAGGGCGCCGACACACTGGTGTGGCTCGCCACCACCACCCCCGATCTCGACTGGCCGAGCGGCGGCTACTTCGCGAAACGCAAACCGGCGCGCCTGAAGAAGGGCGTCGACGATCCGGCCTTGGCCGCGGCGCTCTGGGACCGCAGTTCGGCGATGGTCAGGCGGTAG
- a CDS encoding TM0106 family RecB-like putative nuclease, translating to MIVAGGAEHPQTVLYSATDLTAAAKCEFALVRRLDAKLGRIPPVADGADAMLERAARLGDAHEERALEAFRRRFGTFDGVSPAGVAEIERPERTTPEALLARQDDTVAALRRGADVVFQGTFFDGRFLGFADFLVRVPDAAGAAGASTPVYEVYDTKLARHAKVTALLQVAAYADQLERLAVPVGAQVHLLLGDGSTSTHELRDILPVYRDRRARLEALLDERLTAPPVEWGDPRYTICGRCEVCAPEVEAHRDLLLVAGIRITQRTRLRDAGITTIDQLAESEGQVADLPESTLEALRDQARMQVAGRAGLAYRVYDPNGLAGLPVPDPGDIFFDFEGDPLYSENAGPDWGLDYLFGVVEHAPATRGGAGIGETVFRPFWAHDHAEEKEALRAFLDYATERLREHPGMHIYHYANYERAHLQSLTARHGVGEEQLDELLRRNVLVDLYPVVKKSIRVSSPSYSLKKLEPLYMAELYRNSEVTNAADSIIAYVDYVELRERGRTDASAALAAEAQLHEIADYNEYDCVSTLRLRDWLLARGAENGVTPAADEALFAASDLTLDGVAGAFAATPPPANAVEAAAPFEPSALHKALSARLDHADPAHRTADETAIALAAAAIDYHRREDKSFWWEHFNRLDQPVEEWADTRDVLVVTAGVVETDWYRRPGQRTDRREVRLRGQLAPGSRLEPGETGRFFVYDPPHPWPSPRSRVSDRVAHSRTSLLDVIVLPNGVTQYLFEERQTMNGVGYSALPVAITPSAPPKTTSLQIAIAEWGQQLADALPGFPADAALDLLRRRPPRRSDGRALEPVREGARGAIDGIRDSLLALDDSYLAVQGPPGTGKTYTGARVVADLVNRHGWTVGVVAQSHAVVENMLDAIVAAGVAPDAVGKASESPDVSFTRLQRDGLGSFLGRARAAGSGSVIGGTAWDFTNTGRVDRRQLDLLVVDEAGQYSLANTIAVSVAARNLLLLGDPQQLPQVTQGTHPEPVDTSALGWLTEGHDVLPAELGYFLDVSWRMHPAVCEPVSLLSYEGELHAKLPATTDRSLAGVAPGLHLHPVMHHGNSTESVEEAERVTEIVRGLIGREWSDPADTGARALTETDVIVVAAYNAQVERLRAVLTAAGLPDVPVGTVDKFQGREAAVAIVSLAASSATDVPRGIGFLLMKNRLNVAVSRAKWAAYLVFSPELGDHLPVNAADLATLSAFLRLTREAPSAPEPAG from the coding sequence ATGATCGTCGCCGGCGGAGCAGAGCACCCCCAGACGGTGCTCTACAGCGCCACCGACCTCACCGCTGCCGCGAAATGCGAGTTCGCGTTGGTGCGCCGGCTCGACGCGAAGCTCGGTCGCATCCCACCGGTCGCCGATGGTGCCGACGCGATGCTCGAACGCGCGGCCCGGTTGGGTGACGCGCACGAGGAGCGCGCACTCGAGGCATTCCGGCGGCGGTTCGGGACTTTCGACGGCGTCTCGCCCGCTGGCGTCGCCGAGATCGAGCGGCCCGAACGCACCACCCCCGAGGCGCTGCTCGCGCGGCAGGATGACACGGTCGCGGCCCTGCGCCGCGGTGCCGACGTGGTGTTCCAGGGCACCTTCTTCGACGGCCGATTCCTCGGCTTCGCCGACTTCCTCGTGCGGGTTCCGGATGCGGCCGGTGCGGCGGGCGCATCCACCCCGGTGTACGAGGTCTACGACACGAAACTGGCCCGGCATGCGAAGGTCACCGCGCTGCTGCAGGTGGCCGCCTACGCCGACCAGCTGGAGCGACTCGCTGTGCCCGTCGGTGCGCAGGTGCATCTGCTGCTCGGAGACGGATCGACCTCGACGCACGAGCTGCGCGACATCCTGCCGGTCTACCGCGACCGACGCGCGCGCTTGGAGGCGCTGCTCGACGAGCGGTTGACGGCGCCGCCGGTCGAGTGGGGCGACCCCCGTTACACCATCTGCGGCCGCTGCGAGGTGTGCGCTCCCGAGGTGGAGGCGCATCGCGATCTGCTGCTGGTGGCGGGCATCCGCATCACCCAGCGAACGCGGTTGCGGGATGCCGGCATCACCACGATCGATCAACTCGCCGAATCGGAGGGGCAGGTGGCCGACCTGCCCGAGTCGACCCTCGAAGCACTGCGCGACCAGGCGCGCATGCAGGTCGCCGGGCGCGCGGGCTTGGCGTACCGGGTCTACGATCCGAACGGGTTGGCCGGACTGCCCGTGCCCGATCCCGGCGACATCTTCTTCGACTTCGAGGGCGACCCGCTCTACTCCGAGAACGCCGGCCCCGACTGGGGGCTCGACTACCTGTTCGGGGTGGTCGAGCACGCGCCCGCGACCCGTGGTGGCGCCGGCATCGGCGAGACCGTCTTCCGTCCGTTCTGGGCGCACGATCACGCCGAAGAGAAGGAGGCCCTGCGGGCCTTCCTCGACTATGCGACCGAGCGCCTCCGCGAGCATCCGGGCATGCACATCTACCACTACGCCAATTACGAGCGGGCCCACCTGCAGTCGCTCACCGCCCGGCACGGCGTCGGCGAGGAGCAGCTCGACGAACTGCTCCGCCGCAACGTGCTGGTCGATCTCTATCCCGTGGTGAAGAAGAGCATCCGGGTGAGCTCGCCGTCGTACAGCCTGAAGAAGCTCGAGCCGCTCTACATGGCCGAGCTCTACCGCAACAGCGAGGTCACCAACGCGGCCGATTCGATCATCGCCTACGTCGACTACGTCGAGCTGCGCGAACGGGGACGAACGGATGCGTCGGCCGCACTCGCCGCCGAAGCCCAGTTGCACGAGATCGCCGACTACAACGAGTACGACTGCGTCTCGACCCTGCGACTGCGTGACTGGCTGCTCGCGCGAGGTGCCGAGAACGGGGTGACCCCGGCAGCCGACGAAGCGCTCTTCGCGGCGAGCGACCTCACGCTCGATGGCGTGGCCGGCGCGTTCGCCGCAACGCCGCCACCCGCGAACGCGGTGGAGGCGGCCGCCCCCTTCGAACCGAGTGCCCTGCACAAGGCGCTCAGCGCGCGGCTCGACCATGCCGACCCCGCCCACCGCACGGCCGACGAGACGGCGATCGCCCTCGCCGCCGCGGCCATCGACTATCACCGCCGCGAAGACAAGTCGTTCTGGTGGGAGCATTTCAACCGGCTCGACCAGCCGGTCGAGGAATGGGCCGACACGCGCGACGTGCTGGTGGTCACGGCTGGCGTCGTGGAGACGGATTGGTACCGCAGGCCCGGTCAGCGCACCGATCGGCGCGAGGTGCGCCTGCGAGGGCAGCTCGCGCCCGGAAGCCGGCTCGAACCGGGGGAGACCGGGCGGTTCTTCGTCTACGACCCGCCGCATCCGTGGCCGTCGCCGCGTTCTCGGGTGAGCGACCGCGTGGCGCACTCGCGCACGTCGCTCCTCGACGTGATCGTTCTGCCGAACGGCGTGACCCAGTATCTCTTCGAGGAGCGTCAGACCATGAACGGCGTCGGCTACTCGGCGCTGCCGGTGGCCATCACGCCCTCAGCACCTCCGAAGACGACCTCGTTGCAGATCGCGATCGCGGAGTGGGGGCAGCAGCTCGCCGATGCGCTGCCGGGCTTCCCGGCCGATGCGGCGCTCGACCTGCTGCGCCGCCGACCGCCGCGGCGGAGCGACGGGCGAGCGCTCGAGCCCGTGCGCGAAGGCGCGCGCGGGGCGATCGACGGCATCCGCGACTCCTTGCTGGCGCTCGACGACTCCTACCTCGCCGTTCAAGGCCCGCCCGGCACAGGCAAGACCTATACCGGTGCGCGTGTCGTCGCCGACCTGGTGAATCGGCACGGTTGGACGGTGGGGGTCGTGGCCCAGTCGCACGCCGTGGTCGAGAACATGCTCGACGCGATCGTGGCGGCGGGCGTGGCACCGGATGCGGTGGGCAAGGCGAGCGAGTCGCCCGACGTGTCGTTCACCCGGCTGCAGCGAGACGGGCTCGGTTCCTTTCTCGGGCGGGCGCGGGCCGCCGGTTCCGGTTCGGTCATCGGCGGAACGGCGTGGGACTTCACGAACACGGGCCGCGTCGACCGCCGCCAGCTCGACCTGCTCGTCGTCGACGAGGCCGGACAGTACTCGCTCGCCAACACCATCGCCGTGAGCGTCGCCGCCCGCAACCTGCTGCTGCTCGGCGACCCGCAGCAGCTTCCGCAGGTGACACAGGGCACGCATCCCGAACCCGTCGACACCTCGGCGCTCGGCTGGCTGACCGAAGGGCACGACGTGCTCCCGGCGGAGCTCGGCTACTTCCTCGATGTGAGCTGGCGGATGCACCCGGCCGTCTGCGAACCGGTCAGCCTGCTCTCCTACGAGGGGGAGCTGCACGCCAAGCTCCCGGCGACCACCGATCGCTCGCTCGCGGGGGTCGCGCCCGGTCTGCACCTGCATCCGGTGATGCATCACGGCAACTCGACGGAGTCGGTCGAAGAGGCCGAGAGGGTGACGGAGATCGTGCGGGGGCTGATCGGAAGGGAATGGAGCGACCCGGCCGACACCGGAGCGCGTGCCCTCACCGAGACCGACGTCATCGTCGTCGCCGCGTACAACGCTCAGGTCGAACGATTGCGGGCCGTGCTGACGGCCGCAGGGCTGCCCGACGTGCCAGTGGGCACGGTCGACAAGTTCCAGGGGCGCGAAGCGGCCGTGGCCATCGTGTCGCTCGCCGCATCATCCGCCACGGATGTTCCGCGCGGCATCGGCTTTCTGCTCATGAAGAACCGCCTCAACGTCGCGGTGTCCCGCGCGAAATGGGCGGCCTACCTGGTGTTCTCACCCGAACTGGGTGACCACTTGCCGGTGAATGCGGCCGATCTGGCCACCCTTTCGGCGTTCTTGCGCCTTACGCGAGAGGCTCCCAGCGCCCCTGAACCTGCCGGGTGA